A single genomic interval of Asinibacterium sp. OR53 harbors:
- a CDS encoding nucleotidyltransferase domain-containing protein: protein MMRQMVTNKNRNGKLADIFHQMAGCYRYLGPEQQFRAAAYENASRTLQGLKNDISTYATDVKSLSRLSNIGSSIAAKIIEYLGTGKIMVFEKVRRKVPENLLALMNISGLGPATIKLLHEQFHINNQEDLISAIESGKLKGAKGFGEKKIENLMRSLKLFKAEQNRMLLSAALEIGTELLKMIRKINGIIMADLAGSLRRKKETIGDIDIVICAQKQDWRRIINKIKKIEQVDRILVSGDTKLSFLLTQGHIQVDIRLVQVEEHGAALMYFTGSRAHTLKLRLLAKEKGWKLNEYGLFDVKTGEKLAGETEQEIYERLGMQYISPELREGKDEIELASERKLPGLIRSVL from the coding sequence ATGATGCGGCAGATGGTAACAAATAAGAACCGTAACGGGAAATTGGCTGATATATTTCATCAAATGGCCGGCTGCTATCGTTATTTAGGACCAGAACAACAATTTCGTGCAGCAGCTTATGAAAATGCGTCGAGAACTTTACAGGGTTTGAAAAATGACATAAGCACATATGCTACCGATGTGAAGTCGTTGAGTAGGTTGAGCAACATTGGCAGCAGTATAGCAGCAAAGATCATTGAATACCTGGGAACCGGAAAGATCATGGTCTTCGAAAAGGTAAGAAGAAAAGTCCCTGAAAACTTGCTGGCGTTGATGAATATATCAGGTTTGGGGCCCGCTACGATAAAATTGCTCCATGAACAATTCCATATAAATAATCAAGAAGATTTGATTTCTGCTATTGAGTCTGGAAAATTGAAAGGCGCGAAAGGGTTTGGCGAAAAGAAAATAGAAAACCTGATGAGAAGCCTGAAACTATTTAAAGCTGAACAAAATAGAATGCTGCTGTCTGCCGCATTAGAAATAGGAACCGAATTACTTAAAATGATCCGAAAAATAAATGGAATAATAATGGCTGATCTGGCAGGGAGCCTGAGGCGAAAAAAAGAAACGATAGGTGATATAGATATTGTTATTTGTGCGCAAAAACAGGATTGGAGAAGAATTATAAATAAAATCAAGAAGATTGAACAGGTTGACAGAATACTGGTAAGTGGCGATACGAAACTAAGTTTTTTGTTGACGCAGGGGCACATACAGGTAGACATAAGACTTGTACAGGTTGAAGAGCATGGGGCAGCCCTTATGTATTTTACAGGCTCCAGAGCGCATACCCTTAAGTTGCGGCTATTGGCAAAGGAGAAGGGTTGGAAACTCAATGAATATGGGTTATTTGATGTAAAAACCGGTGAAAAGCTAGCGGGTGAAACCGAACAGGAAATCTATGAACGGCTAGGGATGCAATATATTTCCCCCGAATTAAGGGAGGGAAAGGATGAAATTGAACTGGCAAGCGAGCGCAAACTACCAGGTTTGATTAGATCAGTTTTGTAG
- a CDS encoding BON domain-containing protein, which yields MKTDIQIQKDVMDELKWDPSLNSTEIGVTVKNGIVTLSGQVNSYTKKVAAEKDAKKISGVKAIAEDIQLHVFPSFQKSDSEIAEAVLNALKWNSSVQEEKIKIKVEDGNVQLEGEVEWEYQRTSIKSAIENLTGVKSVMNLITIKPKFTASDVHQKIIAALHRSATIDAENIIVQTIGSQVVLSGRVRSFAEKEDAELAAWKAPGVTSVENELQI from the coding sequence ATGAAAACTGATATCCAAATTCAAAAAGATGTAATGGATGAATTGAAATGGGATCCGTCTCTCAATTCAACCGAGATTGGCGTAACAGTTAAGAACGGCATTGTAACTCTTTCCGGTCAGGTCAACAGTTACACAAAAAAAGTAGCTGCTGAAAAAGATGCCAAAAAGATTTCAGGGGTAAAAGCGATAGCTGAAGACATTCAATTGCATGTTTTTCCTTCATTTCAAAAATCTGATTCGGAAATTGCAGAAGCAGTGCTGAATGCATTGAAATGGAACTCTAGTGTACAAGAAGAAAAAATAAAAATAAAAGTAGAAGATGGAAATGTTCAGCTGGAAGGTGAGGTAGAGTGGGAGTATCAGCGTACAAGTATAAAATCTGCGATTGAAAATTTGACTGGCGTAAAATCAGTTATGAACCTGATAACAATAAAACCGAAGTTTACAGCTTCTGATGTTCACCAAAAAATAATAGCAGCGCTCCATAGAAGCGCCACTATTGATGCCGAAAATATAATTGTGCAGACTATTGGCAGTCAGGTTGTTCTTAGTGGAAGAGTTCGTTCATTTGCCGAAAAAGAAGATGCAGAACTCGCTGCGTGGAAAGCCCCCGGCGTTACCAGTGTGGAGAATGAGCTGCAGATTTAA
- a CDS encoding dodecin family protein: protein MTILKVIEVMANSNKSWEDAAQKAITEAGKTLDNIRSIYIQDHSASVDKNKIVDYRITAKISFEIEKKHA, encoded by the coding sequence ATGACAATCTTAAAAGTTATTGAAGTAATGGCTAACTCCAATAAAAGTTGGGAAGATGCCGCACAAAAAGCAATTACTGAAGCAGGTAAGACATTAGATAATATCCGGTCTATTTATATTCAGGATCATAGTGCAAGTGTTGACAAGAATAAAATTGTAGACTACCGGATCACTGCCAAAATAAGTTTTGAGATTGAAAAGAAACATGCTTAG
- a CDS encoding universal stress protein, translated as MKKIIVAFDGLRFSESVRDYAIELANQSNAHLVGVFLDDFMHHSYKIQNLITENKNYHAKQKELETKDVATRKEAVKNFEIACQEAGLQYNVHHDRNVAIQELLRESIYADLLMIDNTETLTAYTEKIPSEFIGDLLSRTKCPVLMVPHHFKPIDKIVLLYNGDPSSVYAIKMFSYILSSLKEHPTEVVSVKGENESSHLPNNALMKEFMKRHFPEVSYTILKGSAETEIRNYLKRTGNYSLVILGAYGRGMISNWLRPSMADMIMKELQIPLFIAHAK; from the coding sequence ATGAAAAAAATTATTGTTGCATTTGATGGTCTGAGATTCTCAGAAAGTGTAAGAGATTATGCTATTGAGCTTGCTAATCAAAGTAATGCGCACCTCGTTGGTGTATTTTTAGATGATTTTATGCATCATAGCTACAAAATACAAAACCTCATTACAGAGAATAAGAATTACCATGCCAAACAAAAGGAATTGGAAACAAAGGATGTGGCAACCAGAAAGGAGGCTGTAAAAAATTTCGAGATTGCCTGTCAGGAAGCAGGTTTGCAATATAATGTACATCATGATCGGAACGTAGCTATACAGGAGCTATTGCGTGAAAGTATTTACGCTGACTTGCTAATGATAGATAACACTGAGACTTTAACAGCTTATACCGAAAAGATTCCCAGTGAATTTATTGGAGACCTGCTCAGTCGAACTAAGTGCCCCGTACTAATGGTTCCTCATCATTTTAAACCAATCGACAAAATTGTATTACTTTATAATGGAGATCCATCGTCTGTTTATGCCATAAAAATGTTCAGTTATATATTATCATCGTTAAAAGAGCATCCGACTGAAGTCGTCAGTGTAAAAGGGGAAAATGAAAGCTCGCATTTGCCAAACAATGCATTAATGAAAGAGTTTATGAAACGCCATTTTCCTGAAGTATCTTATACCATTCTGAAGGGCTCAGCTGAAACTGAAATTCGAAACTATCTAAAACGAACCGGCAATTATTCCCTTGTGATACTAGGAGCCTATGGTAGGGGAATGATAAGCAATTGGCTACGACCCAGTATGGCCGATATGATAATGAAAGAATTACAAATCCCTTTATTTATTGCTCATGCCAAATAG